Below is a window of Streptomyces sp. NBC_00223 DNA.
CTCGGCGCGGGTGGGCCGGGAGTTGGTGATCATCGACTCCATCATCTGGGTCGCCACGATCACCGGCTTGGCGTTGCGGCGGCACATCTCGACCAGCCGCTTCTGGACCAACGGCACCTGTTCGAGCGGGTACTCCACGGCGAGGTCGCCGCGGGCCACCATCACCGCGTCGAAGGCCGCGACGACGCTCTCCATGTTGTCGACCGCCTGCGGCTTCTCCACCTTGGCGATGACGGGGACCCGGCGGCCCTCCTCGTCCATCACCCGGTGGACGTCGCGCACGTCCTTGGCGTCGCGCACGAAGGACAGCGCGACCATGTCGACGCCGAGGTGGAGGGCGAACCTGAGGTCCTCGATGTCCTTCTCGGACAGCGCGGGCACGTTCACCGCGGCGCCCGGCAGGTTGATGCCCTTGTGGTCGGAGATGACCCCGCCCTCGACCACCAGCGAGCGCACCCGCGGGCCCTCGACCTCGATGACGCGCAGCGCCACGTTGCCGTCGTTGATCAGGATCGGGTCGCCCTGCGAGACGTCGCCGGGCAGGCCCTTGTACGTGGTGCCGCAGATCGAGCGGTCACCGGCCACGTCCTCGGTGGTGATGGTGAACTCGTCGCCCGCGACCAGCTCCACGGGTCCGTCGGCGAACTTGCCGAGCCGGATCTTGGGACCCTGGAGGTCGGCGAGCACGCCGACCGCCCTGCCGGTCTCCTCGGCCACCTTGCGCACGCGCTGGTAGCGGTCCTGGTGCTCGGCGTGGCTGCCGTGGCTGAAATTCAGTCGGGCCACGTTCATGCCTGCCTCGACCAGCGTCTTGAGCTGTTCGTAGGAGTCGACGGCGGGACCCAGGGTGCAGACGATCTTGGCTCGGCGCATGGGCGCTATCCTATCGGTTTGTTCCGCTCCGGAATAATCCAGGGGCTTTGTGGTCAGGGGGAAGGTCAGCCGCGGGCCAGCGCGTAGGTGTCGCGGGCGATCTCCAGCTCCTCGTCGGTGGGGACCACGGCGACGGCCACGCGCGAGGACTCCGCGGAGATCAGCCGGGCGCCGCTGCCGCGTACGGAGTTGTGCACCGGGTCCAGCACGATCCCCAGGCCCTCCAGGTCGGCCAGCGCTGCCGCGCGCACGGCGGCGGAGTTCTCGCCGACGCCCGCGGTGAAGGCGATCGCGTCCACCCGGCCGAGGACGGCCGTGAAGGCGCCGATGTACCGGCGCAGCCGGTGGGTGTACACGTCGAAGGCGAGCCGCGCGGCCCTGTCGCCCTCGCCCATCCGGCGGCCGATCTCGCGCATGTCGTTGGCGCCGCACAGCCCGAGCAGGCCGGACCGCTTGTTGAGCAGGGTGTCGATCTCGTCGGTGGTCATGCCGCCGACGCGCTCCAGGTGGAAGACGACCGCCGGGTCGATGTCGCCGGACCTGGTGCCCATCACCAGGCCCTCCAGCGGGGTCATGCCCATGGAGGTGTCCACGCTGCGGCCGCCGCGGACCGCGGCGGCCGAGGCGCCGTTGCCCAGGTGCAGCACGATGACGTTGACCTCGGACGGCTCCTTGCCCAGCAGGGCGGCGGTCGCGCGCGAGACGAAGGCGTGCGAGGTGCCGTGGAAGCCGTAGCGGCGGACGCCGTAGCGGTCGGCGGTGGCGGTGTCGACCGCGTAGCGGGCCGCGGCCTCGGGGATCGTGGCGTGGAAGGCGGTGTCGAAGACGGCGACCTGCGGGAGGTCGGGGCGCAGCCGGCGGGCCACCTTGATGCCGGTGATGTTCGCCGGGTTGTGCAGCGGGGCCAGCGGGACGAGCTTCTCGATCTCGGTGACCACCTCGTCGGTGATCAGCGTCGGCTCGGTGAAGCGGGTGCCGCCGTGCACGACGCGGTGGCCCACGGCGGCCAGCTCGGGGGAGTCCAGGCCGAGGCCCTGCCCGGCGAGGTCGTCGGCGGCCCTGCGCAGCGCCTCCGCGTGGTCCGCGACGCCGCCCTCCTCGCCGATCCGCTCCACCAGACCGGACGCGAGCCGGGTGTGGTCGGCCATGTCGATCAGCTGGTACTTCACGGAGGAGGAGCCGGAGTTCAGCACGAGCACGCGCGTGCCCCGGCCCGCGCGGCCGTCTCCCCCGGTTGCCGGGCGGGGGCCGGTGGTCTGGCGTCTGTCGTTCGTGGGGGCGGACGGTCCGCCCGCCCGCTCGCGCGGCGGGT
It encodes the following:
- the pyk gene encoding pyruvate kinase, whose translation is MRRAKIVCTLGPAVDSYEQLKTLVEAGMNVARLNFSHGSHAEHQDRYQRVRKVAEETGRAVGVLADLQGPKIRLGKFADGPVELVAGDEFTITTEDVAGDRSICGTTYKGLPGDVSQGDPILINDGNVALRVIEVEGPRVRSLVVEGGVISDHKGINLPGAAVNVPALSEKDIEDLRFALHLGVDMVALSFVRDAKDVRDVHRVMDEEGRRVPVIAKVEKPQAVDNMESVVAAFDAVMVARGDLAVEYPLEQVPLVQKRLVEMCRRNAKPVIVATQMMESMITNSRPTRAEASDVANAILDGADAVMLSAESSVGKYPIETVKTMSRIVEAAEEELLCRGLQPLPPGKKPRTQGGAVARAAAELGDFLDARTLVAFTKSGDTARRLARYRVPAPVLAFTTDAATRNQLALTWGVEAFVVEHVDNTDAMVELVDREMLKLSEYAKGDTVIITAGSPPGVPGTTNLVRVHHLGD
- a CDS encoding acetate kinase — encoded protein: MLVLNSGSSSVKYQLIDMADHTRLASGLVERIGEEGGVADHAEALRRAADDLAGQGLGLDSPELAAVGHRVVHGGTRFTEPTLITDEVVTEIEKLVPLAPLHNPANITGIKVARRLRPDLPQVAVFDTAFHATIPEAAARYAVDTATADRYGVRRYGFHGTSHAFVSRATAALLGKEPSEVNVIVLHLGNGASAAAVRGGRSVDTSMGMTPLEGLVMGTRSGDIDPAVVFHLERVGGMTTDEIDTLLNKRSGLLGLCGANDMREIGRRMGEGDRAARLAFDVYTHRLRRYIGAFTAVLGRVDAIAFTAGVGENSAAVRAAALADLEGLGIVLDPVHNSVRGSGARLISAESSRVAVAVVPTDEELEIARDTYALARG